ataacaataaaaaatgatgattaaatTGGATTAAAACAATTAgatgaaatcaaatatttaaagataaaattaaaaaagtaataaacttaaaaaaagatattaaaatcaaaagaataaaaaaaaattaaatataaattaaaggacacaattaaattttgaaagattCGATATAAATACTAAggtctaaaataaataaaaaaagagaagaagtatAATAAAAATCTATCGCTGCCTAACCATCACAAATTTAAACACTAACCACTCATTATTTGTGGCACCACTACAAGTATCAAGTGACATGGTGATTAACACTTGAGGGTTTAGCTCAGTGGTCAACTGCAAGGCTTGCCTTGCGACTGTCCcgagttcgatcctcaagagtaccagcttgtcatccccgcggtgccttacctgcctactaggcttgcaggatgttcagtgggcccggagaatagtcgtggtgcgcgtaagctggcctgGATACCCCGGgttaccagaaaaaaaaaatgacatggtGATTAGCTGTTTTCGATCGTCAAACGGCTCCCTACTCACTGCTAGAAAGTCACGGGGGACGACCACTcgtcaacaatttttttattaatattttaatatattaaattactaaACATGCCCTAAAAACATttgaatattatgaaaaataatactatAAAGATGAAAATACCTTTCAAACtagctttagattttttttcaaggttaaaTTTGTCATTccattgtattaaaaatataaaaagacaaaaaataatattttattaaagtttaatacttttaaaattttaaaggtattgacattattttaatatggaaAAAGAATGGACAAGATAAAATAGCTCCAAGatagaaaatttatatattttttttcaagaacaacAAAGTCAttttactgtaaaaaaaaaacaaatagatgaaATTACCCCCAATTAATTAACTAGTGACCATTGAATCCCTAAAATAACCGATTTTACCTTGTTAGTTAGTCAATTGGTTTTTATAGAGagacaataaaaatacaagtaaacaggtaagcaatttttttatataaagaaaaaaattagagctattgcttggattttattttgcattaaaATGCGAAAACCAAAAACTCACAATGTTTACTCaaaatttctatttctttttatatgaattattttCAACTCTTGTGATCTCATATGGTGGGTTTATGAGTATTTTTACTAGttaatcataatatttaaattttataaacataccatgataattaaaacttttatgaatctatttatttttaatatcaactattaatttttttttgttaatatagatatttgagTCAGTCTACCTCGATTAATCCCTCAgatcttgaaattaatgatcatataaatctttaatagtTATCGTATCAGCAACCATATAACTCGAACTTAACCATTAACCCTTGTTCCTATTGAAATGATGATTTAACTTTGGTATATGAAAAGAAGTTATTAACTTTGCTAtggtaatatataattttattattgaaatatataaaattaaattcggtgctttatttctctctctctaaatcaTGGCCATTGCCCAACATCGATTGCAAATGTATTTATGCCAACCTTAGTAACTGTAAATCCAGCACAAAAAAATCTCTATCTTCgtgattgtttgtttttaagttataatctgtgttttaaaatatttttatttaaaaaatgttaatttaataattttagatattttaaaatgatttttatgtagaggtataaaaattaaaaataatattttaatatattttgaattaaaaatattttaaaaacaagagaaaaggaCAGAAATAGAaaggtaaaaactaaaaaggaggAAGTTTCCATTAATTGAAAATCCCAAATTTAGGAAGGGGTTTATCCAGGGGTTTTCTCTTACAATTCCACTTTATCAGCCACTCACTACTCGCTCCCCCACGCTCTTGCTTATTCcatcctttctctctctttctctcacaaCATGAGCTTAGCTTCCAATCCACACCACCAGCCATGACTCAGCCACCGCTGCCTCCGCTCCAAAAGCACCGCCACTCATCCTGCAACCGCCACCCTTCCAAACCCATCACCGGATTCTGCGCTTCCTGTCTCCGAGAACGCCTCTCTGGCATCGACCCTGACACCCACCAAGAGACCCCCGTGACTCATCTCACCGCCGAGCTTCGTCGCAGCAAATCATACTCCAGCACGACAAAAAACAACCCCAACAATAACAATGCCTCCTCCACCTCTACTTCCTCAACCACTGCCACCACCTCTGAGCCCCGCCGCAAATCATGCGACGTTGGACCGATTCGCAACACTCTATCTGAGCTCTTCCACgtcgatgataaaaaaataaattcctcgGCTCAAAAGCCAAAGTGTATGGATTCAGGGCTTGaattaaaagaagaggaagatttAGGAGAGATTAGGGTTCTTGCGCTGGATGCGAATGATAGTGAAAGGAATGTGGAGGATTTTGAAGACGATGGAGAGCTAAAGACAATGAAGGAGTTTATAGATCTTGAAtgggagagaaagaaaaatggagGGAGAGATCTGAAGTACATTGCAGGGAGTTTTTGGGAGGTAGCTTCAGTGTTTAGTAAGAAATTAGGGAAATGGCAgcgaaaacaaaagaagaaggagaagaaagataGGGAAAATCTTGGTGGTTTGGTGAGAAATGAGATGTCGAGTGTTAGGAAATTGAGAGAGACACAATCCGAGGTTGGAGAGTATGGACTTGGAAGGAGATCTTGTGATACCGACCCTAGATTATCAGTGGATGTGGCACGGTTGTCTGTTGATGATTCGCGCTATTCGTTTGATGAGCCGAGGGCTTCTTGGGATGGGTATTTGATTGGTAAAACCTATCCGAGGCTAACTCCATTGGTTTCGGTTTTGGAGGATGTCAAGTTGCCTAGTGGTGTGGTTGAAAATGTAAAAGAGAACATGGATTTGAAGAATGAAGGCGAGAGCAGTCCTGGAGGTACGATGCAAACTAGGAATTATTATTCAGATAGGAGGAGGAAGAGTTTTGATCGTTCGAGTTCTAATCGGAGAGTGGGGCTAGGGGATGAAGAGTTTAAATCGATGTTGAATGCCAAGGTATCTCCTGAAACAGTCGGGTTATTCCACGGGGCAAAGTTGTTGGTCACAGAGAAAGAATTGAGGGATTCCAATTGGTATTCGCTTAAAGATTATGGCGAGCAGAATGTGGATGCTGTTTCCAAAGATGCTACTTCAATTACTGGCGGCGGGGTTAGTAAAAAAGGTTTCAAGAAGCCGCAGAGGTGGTATGGTGTGTGGAATATTTGGGGTTTGATGCAGAGGAGCAGTCAGAGCAAATGTGGAGATGAGGAGAGTAGTTTTAGTGGAAATGCGGTCGAGGGGTCAATGCCGGAGTCTTGGCAGAATTTGAGTGGCGTGGCTGATGGAGAAGCAAACGGGATTGTGACCCCGAAGCTTATACGGAGCTACACCGTGAGTGCAAGGGATTCCTGCCTGACGGCCTGCAGTTCAAGTGGTGCTGAGAGCAAAGAGAATGACATGAAGAGAAGGGAAGATCATTTGCTGAAGCGGAACCGGAGTGCCAGGTATTCTCCAAAAAACCTTGATAATGGCCTGCTACGGTTCTACCTGGCACCATTGAGGAGTTATGGAAGAAGCAAATCTGGAAAGAGTGGACTAAAGAACTCAAACTCCATGTCAAGGAATGTTTTGTAAAGATGCACTTCAATTGCTCTTCAAAGAAATGTGCTGTTGTAAAGGCATGAGTTAATGTGTTTCTCCCTGTTCAATAGATAAAAGCACATCATATTCGTTACCTGTTTTCTGCTGAAAATGTTTTTGTAATAACGCAGCAATGATAATCAGAAAAATCCTTGTTTCCGTTTAGTTCATGTTCAAGAAATGATGCAcctgtttctttttattacatGTTCGTGTAGAATTGAAGTGTTCATGGAACTTGTCACCAATCACTCCCTCAAAATGACAGTAGGCTTTGAGCCTTGGGAATGCCGTCGCCTGTGATGTAGTTTTGGGGAATGTATCTGCGTCTAGAAAGATTTGGGGACACTCTTGGATGGAATGAAGCATTGTTGCAGAGAGGGATGCTAGCAAATTAACTCATTTGGCACAAGGCGTGGATTCAATTGATCGACCACCACCTTCACTAGtggtttaataaattaataatcagaGGAAAGAATCCACCTTTACATCTTTCGGATTATTAGACCATGCAGTCCCCTAATTGTTATTTGAGATTTGATAAATTCAGTGAGATAACCAGGGGTTGTCTGCATTAATGATTCTATGGCCTTCCTCTTGCCGGATCAGACCTCGGCAATGAAATCCCTGCCAAAGCTCTACTTACACGTAGCGAGGGCAAGTGTCCATTTTTAACGTTTTTCTGCATTTAAGGGCAATACGTATATTGCAGTGATGCACCTAAAGAAGGTTTCTTGTGCCTAGATGCCTAGCTCCTGACCTTGTGTTCTTCACGTGCATAGCTGCCCTGCAGTCTAGATCTATCTTTTTTGCTTCTTGGCGTCGGAGAAGATGCTCGGGCATTTAATAGGTCCAAAATTACCTTGTTTCCCAGCAAATGCGGCCAAAATATATACAGCTTTATTATGGGTATGATTCAGATAGAGAAGATGtggttgagtttttttaatggaattaaaaaaaaataataaaaaaaatatttttttttgcttttaatgagTTGTAATTATGCTTTgaggttgtattttttttaaaaatcaatcttaaCTCAATATATCCTTGTCCCAAATACAAACTACATCCTGGAATTCACTCTATCTCTATCTCAAACACACACTATATACCCTAGtgcatgtattttctttttttaataagactTGAAGTTTAATACTAATAGCTATTTTATCTTGGTGAgggtgtttttattatttttgaagcattctaaattttattttcttgtatttgtttatttttttaaaataaattaatttcaaaaaataactaatagtaGAGCATGCTGTCAGTAGTTTCCTATTCAAGACGACCTTGCCATGTAATATTTCAGATATTCTAGACCTCTTTTGGCACGTTTTCCCGACATTTATCTGGTCTGCCGGACCGGTAATTGAAGTGTTGCAACGTCCTCCTTGAAAACTGTATGAGATGACTTGTGCTGCTGCTTCTTACGTGCAGTAACTTCAACCCTAACTGGTGCAGTTTACTGTAAGATCAGATGTGTTGATTTGGTTAAATCCTCCTCTCTACCTACCTTATATCACAGCGGCTGAACAGCAACCTTTTGCTGTTCGGCGCCTTGTTACAGGCTTCCAATAATTGCTGCTGACGAATTATTATGTTCGCTGGGCAGACTTGATTGGTGGGATCCCGTTGGAGTTTCTCATAGGATTCCCCATTTCTGCCAAGCAATGCTTGGGCTTGTATCGAATGCCTGCCTCTCACCAGTACCTACTGTTTCCCGTCTCGCTATCTATCCAAATAATTCGATGCATTCACTTCCATCATTAGCTTAGTAGTGATTAAGCAATTTCTTGCACAAGTTGTCCCCCATCTCAATCTTTTAAAAGGTTAAAGATTGTCCCAAACCATAATTGATAAACAGTGAAagttaatatttgaattttggaACATCCTTGAATAGATATGCCAAGGTTTCGACTTGATCTCGCACAATGAGCATGATCTTTCAAAGGTTAAAGAATTGTTTAATTGCAGAGTGACAGACAGTGAAAGTCGAAATTAACCGCTATCAGCAAGGCATAGCCTTTCAGATTGTAGGAAGTTGATGTGATAAACTCCCCAGCAGTTTCCTTTCGATCTTTTCTCAGACAATTGTGCTGCAAAATCCCAATCCCCTCAAATCTTACGGAAatcatattttgattttgattctgATTCTGGATTTCAAATCTCGCTAACCCTGTGTTCTGTGTTTCAATTTTTCGCTAATCCATGAAAAGGATCGATATAGAGTTACACATACTCATAGAGCCATGCATGTAGAAGATGGAACTAAATGATGGATCGATTAAGCCCTACCTGAGACTTTGCTCAAGAACAAGTAAGAGGTAAATTTATAATTCGACAGACTAACAGAAATAAACACCACCTTTAATCATTATCCATTTTCAATGCATGTTGCATAATGAAATTGTATTACACATACCAGCATGCAGCTACCTTTCAAACCTTAATCATCATAACAACAAGCATGCTATAACACAGATTGTCATGTTCTCCATTCACAATCATCAAACACATTAAGCAttgaaatgacataaaaatcaaacacctcATTCACTCAACATCATACCCTTTCTCTTGAAGCTCCTGAATAACCTCATTCCTCATCCTAAACCACAGTTTCTGTGCTTCTTTCTCAAACTTCTTATCCTGCAACTGTTTCTGATAATTATAAGAATCTTTATCATTCTCCACAGTCCCTTTAGGCCCAATTGTCGTGCCAATCATTCCTCCCCTTGCAACAAACTCTTCCATTGCTTCTGCATCGCCTGGATATGGAAATTCTCGCCTCTCATACAAATGGGCAAGCTCTCTTTCCTCCTTTGGTCTCGGTTTCAGTGTCCACCAACCGAGTGGTGATGTTTCGTTGTAAACCCACACAACGCCGATGATAGCGTACGTGCAGAGGAGCGACTTGCCTACTTGCCTACTTGCCTACTTGCTTCCAGAAGTAGCGATCTTCTTTTCCTAATCCTATTTTCCTCAGGTACTTGTCGAAATCCACTGATTTCAGATACTCAATGcctggaattgaaaaaaattaaaggaaaggaaacatGTTTAACCGTTTCGTCGAACAGTTGGGGGGCAATCCGGTTTAAAACAAGAATAGGTAAACCACCAATTCCCCCCCTGCTTTTATAGCTTCTAACAGCAAGATTTCTTTGTCTGTCAGTTTTACCTGTTTTGGCTTCTTGCATACGTTTGCGGACCATTTTTCCAGAGATGAATGGGTGAGAGCAGATTCTGCTGTTGTTACCATAGAGCTAGATGATCACATGAGCTGGGTTTGAACCATTTCAATGCTGAAGAGGattggttgaggagaaaagcaaaaaaacgaAAAGCCCAAAATATGGTCCCCTATGACTTCTGCTTGATCAAACAGAAGCTCCGGTGCAAGCCCACGAGCTCATTGAATAACACATTGAAATGTTAAAGGGCTAATGACCTAAACGCCCATAACCCAAATCTGGATATGAACTTGGGAAGTAAAGTACCTAAACATCTTCCATGCCTTTCAAATTCAGTGTTGAAATCgtggatttaattttttgatttagcTAATTAATTTATGGCAACTTCATCTTTGTAACCCTGTGTTTGTGGCAAATAGCCATCTTAATTCTTACCCCCGTGTTTGTGAATTAGCCCATGTCGATAACCTGTCATTAAACAAATTGTTAGATACTTAATTCTACCTTTCAAAAGTAtacataattggtttttttagaaCATCTCCCCCTCTGTTCATTGAAGCTGTTCACTTCTGGCTCATCACCATTTCGGCTCCAAGAAAAGTAGGATAATTTGTTGAGGAGTGAGCATTGACTAGTCTGAAGTTATTTGagaaaacaagcaaagaaaCTGTTGTCTTGCCATAGCTAGACTCGATGTGTCATTGGCTAGAGAGAGAACATTCTTAAGCAGTGGATGGAACTTGATGTCCAATTGCTTTACAATCATAGTTAATGGAGGTCAAGTAGTGATCAACGAAGAGTTCCCACTGGCTTTTTATACGTGTACCAATTTGAGATCAAGAGAAAGACACATAGATTCAGCACACTGAGTACTCCCAGTAGCCAGAAGAAGTAATCAATGTGACCATAATTTAAGTTCTCCGGTATCCATCCAGGCTTTCCATTCTTAGCGTTGATGCTTGTGACAATGGTTACAAGAAGAGAGTTCAAGTAACTACCAAGGGCGACGGTGGTGAGTGACAGGGCAGAACACATCCTCCTCATTGCATCAGGTGCTTGCTCGTAGAAGAATTCCAACTGTCCGATGAATGTGAAAACTTCTGCTCACCCTATCAGGAAATATTGTGGAGCTTGCCAAAATATAGACAAGGGCACGGTTTTAAGCTCGTAGGAGTTGTGCCTTCTCACCATTTCAAGTCTTTTAAGTTCCAAGATTGCTGCAGATACCATGGAAAATATTGATATGAAGAGACCAATGCCCATCCGCTGCAGTTGAGTAAAGCCATTTTCGTGTCCAGtgtattttcttgcaacagggaCAATAATTCGATCATAGACTGGGACCCAAAAAATGACACTAAGAGTGTCAAAGATTGATAGAGATGCAGATGGTATCTGAAAATTGGAGATTCCAACATATTTATCCATCTGTTCACCTTGCAGCACAAATAGGTTCCCCATCTGGCCGTACACTGCAGTAAAGATGATACCTGTGGCCCATCGGAAGCAACCGAATGATAGACTTTAGCTCCTCAACTTGGGTTACAGTGCAAAGTGCCAAAGTCTCCATGGGTCTACTGCTCCCTTTATGTCGTCCTTTTCTGTTTCCACTGCTGCCTTGTCAAGGAAACTGAAgagaagattataaaaaaaaacgaagttATGAAACTAAATAGAAGTTCGATTCCAGAAGCCGGAATAAAGTAGTCTTGCCTGCATGTTGGTAGTGGCATTGTAAATTATTGGAGTTGAATGCTTTTTTTTAGATGGGAATTCCGAAATTTAATCACGCTGGCATCGAAccattttatgttttcatatgtGGTATGGGTATGGTTTATTAATTTGCTGCACATTAAAGCAGTTTACTAGCATAATTTAGCCCTTAAGATCTGGAAATAGCCTCATTTCTGTATGTTTTCCTTGGGGATGGAGAAAATATGGAACTTGATCATAGCTTCAGAGGAGTTGTTGTTGAATGGATCCCTATAGGCTATATGATTAGACAATCCGTCTCTATGGCTTTGCTAAGACcacttctattttattttcttgcctttcTTGTTGTATTAGCCgtgtcttgtttgtttttatattttattttaaaaaaatttaatttttttaaaattaataattttttatattttgataaaaaataattttttaaaaataaaaaaaatattattttgatatatatttttttaaaaatatttttaaattggattGATTTGAAACCTCGTTAAACCCAGACAAGTCccgatatttttctttttaacctgTCTTCGAAGGTTAGCATATACCATGCCATTCTACTCTAGCTATAAATACATGTCCGTATTTTATGGAGTACTTTGCATGTGTCTCAAAACTCCCATCACTCACATGTTACATCGgaaatgatatttgttttttttttcgtcttCCCATTCCTTTAACTCACTCGGAGTGAgtacaattaaaaatagaacttgaaatatctttttatttattttgggtaaCGTGTCttacaaattatgaaaaataagtaatttttcAAGTAATTCAGGTATTATTAAAAGAATCCAAGGCTACctgaattatattatatattatctttttatttaatttaaaatatattagaaaaatattaaaaatatattttattttttcagtataGGATTTACAactctttagtatatatacactatattctaaaaataaagttatttttttaatagagaatttaaaatcttttcgtatatatactttatgtttacaagaaaaaagttaagtttttttaatgtggaataaaaaacttttttgtttaaatacttaaacttaaaataataatataatatcttttttaatatataatttgaaaccctttaatatatatactctatgtttataagaaataaattattttttcaatatgggatttcaaatcctttaatttatatactctatattcataaataaaaaaaagttatattttttcaatgtgggataaaaaaaaaatttagtttaaatattttaacttaaaaggataacatagtatctttttaatgtaggataaaaaacttttttaaaatattcttttaaacttcattatttacaatataaaattttaaaattatttacatgTATGGTCTATATTCacatgagttgtttttttaatttttttcatatgaaatattaaaatttttttattttctaaattaatctGAGTTGATCCGGGTTGACCGATGAAACCTGGGACCCGACCCCTTAGTCAGGTCAACCACCAAGATTAGGTTTCATAACTATGTTAAAATATCATTCACGTCACTCTATAACAAATGGCATCGATcattacttttatttaattcGTAGCTTTAGTCTAcgtctaaaaatataattgatgatctttattttaaagtgttttatgtttgaaatatgttaaaataatatatatttttttaaattttttaattttatttttaatattagcacattgaaacaataaaaaaaaataattttaaaaaatacaattagactataatatcaaacaccaTCTTATCATTGTTATTACTACACTTTCAACATGCACTTATGTATTAACACAAGTGCGACATGCTAAGCCCAaaacattactttttttttttccttgttcaaaAATAGTATTGTCAATTGTGCATAAACTAAGATTTATaagtaaatcattttttttatataaggacATGAGAAAACATTCTATATAGATAGATAGGTAGGTTTTGAATATACTAGTTAAGTTATCAAAAGAGGtgagttaaataaaataataaaaaaaaagaagaagaaagaaaggcaTTGCATttcggtttgtttttgtgttttaaaagtacttttgaaaaaaattaaatttttattttttttgcttcaaattaatattttttggatgtttttagatgattttgatacgctgatattaaaaataatttttgttttgaaaaattattttactatctttaaaaaataaccgcaaccATATTTCTAAACAGACTTTTAGAGAAAGAAGAGCTCATAATGTGCTATGCGGCCCATGGGTTTTTAAAGAAGTGTGCGTTGTCTTCTGGCCCAGACTCAACTTTCAATATCCCAAAAGGTGTTTCTTGGGCTTACGAGATAAAAGCCCAAAAAGCAAACTTAAACAGCCGGGGGAAAGTGACTCCTGAAGGCTCACCGCATATATGGATTCAAGGTGCCAAAGCTTGCAAATTGATGGGCGACTCTTTGCTTGCTTCGTACcgaagttaattttattttttacaagccTTGCATGCAAAGCTGCAGCCAGTgtgtgataatttttatttttaaatatattttattttaaaactattaaattgatacatttttaatattttttattaattttgatgtattgattttttttatatattttcaatcaaaaacaattttaaaaaacattcttgccccataaacacattaaaatccATCCTCCAGGTTTACTCAAGATATGCATCATGGGCATCTCTTTCTAGAACATAACCCTGCACTAACTTagataaaaagaaactaaataatttaaaagagtgTGGTTACAGTTGTTTGTCGcgttgaaatgtattaaaataatattttttttattttttaaaatcagcgcattaaaacgatctaaaataaatatataaaaaaaatttaataaaaaaaattaaattttttaaaaaaacagtttacgttactgtatttttaaaacagtaaaaatttaagaataaaaaactgCCTCCGAATAAAAGCAACTCCCATGCGATTAGCTAAAAGAATATTCTTCTTATCTAGAAGTGACGCATCCTACATTTGTAAGTGCAAATCAGGAAATGAACCCATTCTAGCCGAGTAATCAGCACGGTGATTTCCTTCCCGAAGAGAATGCATGAATTTAAACCGATTATTCCCTAACGTAAACATTTTGATGTTCCGAACAAGAGAGACTTGAGGACGACACGAAGAGAGGATCACTCCCGACAAAGGttgtcaattttctttttattttttttaacatgaaacaaaatatataatataaatttagattgtaaacttgaattgtaaaattataaaatcacaaaaaaaatattttaattgattatatattcataatttCAGTAAAGtagtaaataatatatatatatatatatatatatatatatataacataattaaaataaaaatgaaataaacaatacaattgTCCAAACACCTTATAacacataattcaaataaaaaattatatatggtttgaataatttaaaataaatataatataatataattatgtccatagaatttcattaactaaaaattaacaaatttaaaaacaaacaatctgtTCAATAATCCATTATGTGCATAAGCAAGGATATATAATGTAGAGAgttggacaaaaaaaaagaaaagaaagagcatATATGTATATGGTTAAATTCCTAGTTGAATCAAGTTGAATGAAGTTAAATAAACTACTAAAATTCTGATTGAATCAACCTGATTTTATtgtgttaatattttaaatttaaaagttaattctaaattaaacttttaagtCATCACATAATGAAATGTAAAAGTAAACTTTCAATCACAGACTATGGAATGGAGTATCGGAGGATTAGGACAGGGAAgcggtaatttttttaatttttgttaaaatcataaaattagtttgattttaCCGAGTTCGACCGATTTTAACCGATTTTACACGTTATATACATGTTGACTAGTAACATTATATGATTTTAAGAGTCAATTGTGATTTTAACAATAATGCTCCCCACCCTACATGTCTAATTTCAAGGTCTCAACTTCAAGTCCTTGTTTCACTTGACTCATGTCAACCTAATTACTAAATATCttgtgattttaaattttttttttttttttaattttaaaattatattttttttgtgatttttatatcatttattatgctaatataaaaaacaaaaaaaataaaaaaatatgatttaaatatatttccaaaaaaaaaaacactttattaaaaatcattattatcctccatttgaaatatttttatatcatagaGTCATGGCTTAACTCACATGGATGGAATAAAATGATGAACTAATGaattactaattaaattattttccccccatgGATCATGATTGATCGTGGCATCTCGCAAATATTCCAAACAGGAGCGATTAGACTTAGAAAGCTCCATTTCCATGTTAATTGGTTAAGAGTTGATGGCTAtgaacctctctctctctaacctcCCTTGACCAACATAAATCCCTATTTATTGCAAATAATTACCAGAGAGATTACTTACAGCACCTTAATTAGTTTGTTATCCAACatgtgattaattaattattctcaTAAATGGGATCCGAGAGAAAGGTTAGATGAGCCGTTCCCCTCCCTAAAATTAAATCTGTAGCTTTCGGAGAACAAATCTTCCCACTAAACCATCCATGAAAAGCATCCCTCAACCATAAAATATGAGGAGTCTTTCATGTATCCATCGCCCACCCACCACTTCCATACACTTTCCGTGCCGACACTTCTCCGAGGATTTCATCTCAACACACATGCAAAACGATTCGGCAGATTTTTTACATGGGTACGGTGACGCTCGAAATTACAGTAACATTGCTTGcttgaaaaaaaacctaaacttcGAGCACAAGTTACATCGGCGAAGACTCATGTGCTGT
This genomic interval from Populus alba chromosome 1, ASM523922v2, whole genome shotgun sequence contains the following:
- the LOC118032943 gene encoding protein OCTOPUS-like, whose amino-acid sequence is MTQPPLPPLQKHRHSSCNRHPSKPITGFCASCLRERLSGIDPDTHQETPVTHLTAELRRSKSYSSTTKNNPNNNNASSTSTSSTTATTSEPRRKSCDVGPIRNTLSELFHVDDKKINSSAQKPKCMDSGLELKEEEDLGEIRVLALDANDSERNVEDFEDDGELKTMKEFIDLEWERKKNGGRDLKYIAGSFWEVASVFSKKLGKWQRKQKKKEKKDRENLGGLVRNEMSSVRKLRETQSEVGEYGLGRRSCDTDPRLSVDVARLSVDDSRYSFDEPRASWDGYLIGKTYPRLTPLVSVLEDVKLPSGVVENVKENMDLKNEGESSPGGTMQTRNYYSDRRRKSFDRSSSNRRVGLGDEEFKSMLNAKVSPETVGLFHGAKLLVTEKELRDSNWYSLKDYGEQNVDAVSKDATSITGGGVSKKGFKKPQRWYGVWNIWGLMQRSSQSKCGDEESSFSGNAVEGSMPESWQNLSGVADGEANGIVTPKLIRSYTVSARDSCLTACSSSGAESKENDMKRREDHLLKRNRSARYSPKNLDNGLLRFYLAPLRSYGRSKSGKSGLKNSNSMSRNVL
- the LOC140955182 gene encoding protein NRT1/ PTR FAMILY 8.2-like, whose translation is MGNLFVLQGEQMDKYVGISNFQIPSASLSIFDTLSVIFWVPVYDRIIVPVARKYTGHENGFTQLQRMGIGLFISIFSMVSAAILELKRLEMLEFFYEQAPDAMRRMCSALSLTTVALGSYLNSLLVTIVTSINAKNGKPGWIPENLNYGHIDYFFWLLGVLSVLNLCVFLLISNWYTYKKPVGTLR